The sequence below is a genomic window from Agrobacterium tumefaciens.
GGTTCGTTTTCCCGTGGCTTTGAGCATCCATCTGGCCGGCCACTCTCCGGGCGTAATGGCCGTCATCATGGTGCGTGTGAGGTCATTGGCCATGTTCAATGCGTAACCGTATGGCAGGATGCCGGCGACATTGTGCAAGGTCCCCGGATCCGCGCAAAGCTCGCGGACAAGAGGGATGTCATGAATGCCAAGCCCAAGCAGGGCTGATCTCAACATTGCCCGGCGATATTGTTGCGAGTCTGCAGGACGTGATGCGGCCGGTGCGGCGTGAGCGAAGATTTCGGTCGATTGCGCGATGAAAACCGAGTTCGCAGGAATGCATATCGAGGATTGAATAAGCGAAGCCTGTTCTTCGTGATCTTTCCAGTCCTGGATCGCTCGCCGACAGGCGGGATCGTAGACATGCATCGTTCCCACGAAGAGCGCGGTTTTGAAGGGCCGGATGGCGTCATCGATCAGGCGGGCTTCCTCTTGCGACCAGGCAAGAGGTTTTTCGCAAAGAATGGCTTTCTTTGACGCCGCGCAGGCCGCAAGAATCTGCTCGCAATGCAAACTGTTGGGGCTGCATATGACGATGACATCTACCTTGGGGTCTTCGAGTATTGGCTCAATCGACGTCGTCGCGCGGGCTTCTACCCGCCCGGCGACATTCTTTGCGACATCCGCGTGTATGTCCATGATCCAACGGATTTCACAGCGGTCATTCACAGTGGCAATGGCCGGCAGGTGGATGGACTGTGTCACCTGTCCCGCGCCGATGATCCCTATGCCGACCGTCTGCCTCATGTTGTTTGCCGCAGGTTCAGGTTCCGTCGCATCCACTGACCTGCCAGCCTCGCGCTTTCCGCCACGGTTGGTTGATCGGCTATGTCGACCTCGACCACAAACCAGCCGTCAAAGCTCGACAGCGCAGCCATCACACCATCAAGTTCAATCGAACCGCGGCCCGGTTCAGTCCATATGCCTGCAGCGCCGGCGTCGAAATAGGTCTTGCCTTCAGTCTTGATGCTTTCAGCGACCGAGTGCCGGTAATCCTTCATGTGTACGGCGCCGATGCGACCCGCATGTGTTTTCAGGAATGGCAGGAGGTCGAATTCCGCCCAACTGAGGTGGCCTGTGTCAGGCCCCAGCATGAGAACATTTTTTGCAACGTTCTCAAGCACGAACTCGGTTTCTGACTGGGTTTCTATGCGTGTGCCGACATGGGGATGTAGGCAAGGGATGACGCCTTCCGCTACCATGGCCGCGGCGGTCTGCGCGATCCCCTCAGTGATTGCCTCAAGCACCCGGTCGTCACGCTTGGCACCCTGGGCAGGGATTTCGTTGCGCTCGGGCAAGATCCCTCGCACCTCGGCCAGAAAGATCCGGTCAAGGCCAAGCAGGGCATGGTCG
It includes:
- a CDS encoding Gfo/Idh/MocA family protein; its protein translation is MRQTVGIGIIGAGQVTQSIHLPAIATVNDRCEIRWIMDIHADVAKNVAGRVEARATTSIEPILEDPKVDVIVICSPNSLHCEQILAACAASKKAILCEKPLAWSQEEARLIDDAIRPFKTALFVGTMHVYDPACRRAIQDWKDHEEQASLIQSSICIPANSVFIAQSTEIFAHAAPAASRPADSQQYRRAMLRSALLGLGIHDIPLVRELCADPGTLHNVAGILPYGYALNMANDLTRTMMTAITPGEWPARWMLKATGKRTDLHIEFTPSYVLGGSSKAHIVRNGVQTTFHSDLNGYEVLWQEILDVVTGRSEQTVPPDIAIADLDFALGLAGAADRILEERL
- a CDS encoding sugar phosphate isomerase/epimerase family protein — protein: MAYNPLPYILTREGFRPDQAPPLPVILEMVRDAGYDGIHADIPAGSTPAAYQELLTGYQLLPAPGYFSADFSNHDALAGTIETARKIAGDHALLGLDRIFLAEVRGILPERNEIPAQGAKRDDRVLEAITEGIAQTAAAMVAEGVIPCLHPHVGTRIETQSETEFVLENVAKNVLMLGPDTGHLSWAEFDLLPFLKTHAGRIGAVHMKDYRHSVAESIKTEGKTYFDAGAAGIWTEPGRGSIELDGVMAALSSFDGWFVVEVDIADQPTVAESARLAGQWMRRNLNLRQTT